In Aegilops tauschii subsp. strangulata cultivar AL8/78 chromosome 3, Aet v6.0, whole genome shotgun sequence, one genomic interval encodes:
- the LOC109770059 gene encoding uncharacterized protein has product MASMDSSLLASACSGCWQQLEIILGPSPQLLEGLTALEGDSALHVVAAFGDDADADDNFRKSADVVYGKAKRLLFVQNKKGDTPLHCAARAGSSRMVALLTDFAKAEHRAKELLETENKLGETALHEAVRIGSNVIVNLLMEEDQELASLPRDGVSPLYLAILSEDTVIAETLHAKSATGMLSYSGPNGQNALHAGVLRGEVWHS; this is encoded by the exons ATGGCCTCCATGGATTCATCGCTGCTAGCATCGGCGTGCTCCGGCTGTTGGCAACAGCTCGAAATAATTCTGGGCCCGTCGCCTCAACTACTGGAGGGGCTCACCGCCCTTGAAGGGGACAGCGCGCTCCATGTGGTGGCCGCCTTCGgtgacgacgccgacgccgatgACAACTTCAGGAAGAGTGCAGACGTCGTCTACGGCAAGGCCAAGCGCCTCCTATTTGTGCAGAACAAAAAGGGAGACACGCCCCTGCACTGCGCCGCGCGGGCAGGGAGCTCCCGAATGGTCGCTCTTCTCACAGATTTTGCCAAAGCTGAGCACAGAGCCAAGGAACTGCTGGAAACGGAAAACAAGCTTGGTGAGACAGCTCTGCATGAGGCCGTCCGCATCGGGAGCAATGTTATAGTAAATCTGCTGATGGAGGAGGACCAGGAATTGGCCAGCCTCCCCAGAGACGGCGTTTCACCTCTGTACCTAGCCATCTTGTCTGAAGATACGGTCATTGCAGAGACACTGCACGCAAAGAGCGCCACCGGGATGCTTTCCTACTCCGGTCCCAATGGTCAAAACGCACTGCATGCTGGAGTTCTCCGAGGTGAAG TTTGGCATTCCTAA